In one Rutidosis leptorrhynchoides isolate AG116_Rl617_1_P2 chromosome 8, CSIRO_AGI_Rlap_v1, whole genome shotgun sequence genomic region, the following are encoded:
- the LOC139863899 gene encoding uncharacterized protein yields METFEKLDAKTDDLKATLVKWENIAKERPPLDGERQIWMEAHRKWIENEKIKLCMAKQKLRAKWVMEGDENSSLIWVFLKDMMERMGFGHKWRKWILACLWSASVSVLVNGSPTNEFSLQRGVRQGDPLSYFLFIVASEGLNIITKVAIANGLYKGVKIGSDNVLISHLQCADDTIFLGEWIWKNGLRSFSVIEKRSVPTVAAAESAELEKKVNGFCSSFSQVIGDGSSTFFWTEPWLIETPLKEKFRRLYQLNMDTNATVQEKVEWRDGKFFPKWSWSRVPSGKANGKLAELTNLRCHNQLT; encoded by the exons ATGGAGACATTCGAAAAATTGGATGCCAAAACAGATGATCTCAAAGCAACACTAGTTAAGTGGGAAAATATAGCTAAAGAAAGACCCCCGTTAGATGGTGAAAGGCAGATATGGATGGAAGCGCATAGAAAATGGATCGAAAATGAAAAAATCAAGTTGTGTATGGCAAAACAGAAGTTGAGAGCCAAATGGGTTATGGAGGGTGATGAAAATTCGAG TTTAATCTGGGTATTTCTTAAGGACATGATGGAGAGGATGGGTTTCGGCCATAAATGGAGGAAATGGATTTTGGCTTGTCTTTGGTCGGCTTCGGTTTCTGTTCTTGTAAATGGTTCACCTACCAACGAGTTCTCACTTCAAAGAGGTGTTAGACAAGGTGACCCCCTATCCTATTTTTTGTTTATCGTTGCCTCAGAAGGTTTAAATATCATTACAAAAGTCGCGATTGCAAATGGACTCTACAAAGGTGTCAAGATTGGATCCGATAATGTGTTGATATCGCACCTCCAATGTGCGGATGACACAATTTTTCTCGGGGAATGGATTTGGAAAAAT GGGCTCCGTTCTTTTTCCGTTATAGAAAAAAGATCGGTTCCTACGGTGGCAGCTGCGGAATCTGCTGAACTAGAGAAGAAAGTTAACGGTTTCTGCAGCTCATTTTCACAAGTCATTGGCGATGGATCGTCTACGTTTTTCTGGACAGAACCTTGGCTGATCGAGACACCTCTAAAAGAGAAATTCAGAAGGCTTTATCAACTTAACATGGATACAAATGCGACGGTTCAGGAGAAAGTTGAATGGAGGGATGGCAAATTCTTTCCAAAATGGAGCTGGAGTAGGGTGCCGAGTGGGAAAGCAAATGGCAAACTCGCCGAAC